The proteins below come from a single Necator americanus strain Aroian chromosome V, whole genome shotgun sequence genomic window:
- a CDS encoding hypothetical protein (NECATOR_CHRV.G17562.T1) yields MRLLRTTDVMLRRLCFLQRRTYAVAKTKTFKKVMVANRGEIAIRVFRALTELDMTSVAIYSEQDKHSMHRLKADEAYMVGKGLPPVAAYLAIDQIIDTALKHNVDAIHPGYGFLSERSDFARACDEAGITFIGPSADVMARMGDKVAARQAAIEAGVQVVPGTDAPITKVEEALAFATQYGTPIILKAAYGGGGRGMRRVDRIEDLQENFKRAFSEAQAAFGDGSLFVEKFIERPRHIEVQLLGDNYGNIVHLCERDCSVQRRHQKVVEIAPAPAFPAEIRKKILDDALRIARYVGYQNAGTAEFLVDKKGNYYFIEVNARLQVEHTVSEEITGVDLVQAQLRIAEGKTLADLKLTQDMIVPHGATIQCRVTTEDPARNFQPDSGRIEVFRSGEGMGIRLDSASAFAGSVISPFYDSLLVKVIASARNHPNACAKMIRALKEFRIRGVKTNIPFLLNVLSQPEFHDASVDTYFIDEHPELFEFKPSQNRAQKLLSYLGEVQVNGPTTPLATNLKPAHTDPPVPPIRPGYAKTQADINIPPPKGLREVLVKEGPEAFARAVRRVPGCMITDTTFRDAHQSLLATRVRTYDLVKIAPFVSYTFPKLYSMEDWGGATFDVTMRFLHECPWERLETLRKLIPNIPFQCLLRGANAVGYSNYPDNVINKFCELAVKSGMDVFRVFDSLNYLPNLLVGIDAVGNAGGVVEAAISYTGDVSDKTRTQYNLQYYLDLAEQLVKAQTHVLCIKDMAGVLKPEAARMLVGALRDKFPDMPIHIHTHDTAGAGVASMLECAKAGADVVDAAVDSMSGMTSQPSMGAIVASLQGTKYDTGLNLDDISKYSAYWESTRQLYAPFECAVTMKSGNADVYKHEIPGGQYTNLQFQAFSLGLGSQFDEVKRMYREANLALGDIIKVTPSSKIVGDLAQFMVQNNLTRETLVDRADDLSFPKSVVEYMQGQIGQPPYGFPEPLRTKVLRGKEKLSRRAGENMPPLDLEKLKKDLEEKHGRTLREHDVMSHAMFPAVFDEFERFRSMYGPVDKLPTRIFFTGLDIAEEVDVEIEKGKTLAIQLLAEGKLNKRGEREVFFYLNGQMRSMFIQDKEASKDIVTRAKALPGVRGSIGAPMPGEILELKVKEGDKVVPKQPLFVLSAMKMEMVIDTPIAGTVKKIHLAQGNKCQAGDLVVEVEP; encoded by the exons ATGCGGCTATTGCGCACCACAGATGTGATGCTGCGGCGACTATGCTTCCTACAGCGACGAACGTACGCTGTCGCAAAgacaaaaacatttaaaaag GTGATGGTGGCGAATCGAGGAGAGATTGCTATTCGAGTATTTCGAGCTCTTACCGAGTTGGATATGACCTCGGTGGCGATCTACAGTGAGCAG GACAAACATTCGATGCATCGTTTGAAAGCCGATGAAGCATATATGGTTGGAAAAGGACTGCCACCAGTTGCCGCATATCTGGCAATAGATCAAATTATTGATACTGCCCTAAAG CACAATGTGGACGCAATTCATCCGGGTTACGGGTTCTTGTCGGAACGTTCCGATTTTGCAAGAGCTTGCGACGAGGCCGGGATCACATTCATCGGTCCAAGCGCAGATGTTATGGCTAGGATGGGTGACAAG GTTGCTGCTCGCCAAGCGGCTATCGAGGCTGGTGTCCAAGTGGTCCCGGGAACGGATGCACCGATCACGAAAGTGGAAGAGGCGCTCGCCTTTGCCACACAATACGGTACCCCAATTATTCTCAAAGCAGCCTACGGTGGTGGTGGACGTGGTATGCGTCGTGTGGACCGTATCGAGGAT CTTCAAGAGAATTTTAAACGAGCGTTCTCGGAAGCACAAGCTGCATTCGGTGATGGATCGTTGTTCGTTGAGAAATTCATTGAAAGACCAAGACATATTGAAGTGCAGCTACTTG GAGATAATTACGGAAACATTGTTCATTTATGCGAACGTGACTGTTCCGTACAACGACGACATCAGAAA GTAGTTGAAATTGCACCTGCTCCAGCATTCCCAgctgaaattcgaaaaaaaatccttgacgATGCGTTGCGTATTGCAAGATATGTCGGCTATCAAAACGcag GTACTGCCGAATTTTTGGTGGATAAAAAGGGGAACTATTACTTCATAGAAGTGAACGCTCGTCTACAGGTGGAACACACTGTGTCGGAAGAAATCACAGG cgTCGACCTCGTACAAGCACAGCTACGAATCGCAGAAGGGAAAACATTAGCCGATTTGAAACTGACACAGGATATGATCGTCCCTCATGGCGCCACCATTCAATGTCGAGTCACAACTGAGGACCCAGCGCGTAACTTCCAACCGGACTCGGGCAGAATTGAG GTGTTTCGATCTGGTGAAGGTATGGGCATTCGTCTGGATTCTGCATCCGCTTTTGCTGGCTCCGTGATCTCGCCGTTCTATGATTCGCTCCTCGTCAAG GTCATCGCATCCGCACGAAATCATCCGAACGCATGCGCTAAAATGATCCGCGCGCTGAAGGAATTCCGAATCCGTGGAGTGAAG ACAAATATTCCCTTCCTACTCAACGTGCTCTCACAACCAGAATTCCATGACGCCTCGGTTGACACGTATTTCATCGATGAACATCCGGAATTATTCGAATTTAAACCAAGTCAGAATAGAGCACAAAAATTGCTCAGTTATTTAGGTGAAGTACAG GTTAATGGACCAACAACACCGCTTGCTACTAATTTGAAACCAGCACATACTGATCCGCCGGTTCCACCTATTCGTCCGG GATATGCGAAAACTCAAGCGGATATAA ATATACCTCCACCAAAAGGTCTTCGAGAGGTCCTCGTTAAGGAGGGTCCGGAAGCATTTGCACGAGCTGTACGACGTGTTCCCGGCTGTATGATTACTGATACAACTTTTCG GGATGCCCACCAATCTCTGCTGGCCACACGTGTTCGAACGTACGATTTGGTGAAGATTGCACCATTCGTTAGCTACACATTCCCTAAACTTTACTCGATGGAGGATTGGGGAG GTGCAACGTTCGATGTAACGATGCGATTTTTGCACGAATGCCCGTGGGAACGACTTGAGACACTCCGTAAGCTGATACCGAACATCCCATTCCAATGTCTACTACGAGGAGCAAATGCAGTCGGATACAGCAACTATCCAGACAATGTGATCAATAA GTTCTGTGAATTAGCTGTGAAATCTGGAATGGATGTTTTCCGTGTATTCGATTCTCTGAACTATCTGCCGAATTTATTGGTCGGTATTGATGCGGTTGGAAACGCTGGTGGTGTg GTCGAAGCCGCAATTTCCTACACTGGAGACGTTTCGGATAAGACAAGAACTCAGTACAATCTTCAATACTATCTGGATCTTGCCGAACAACTTGTTAAAGCTCAAACTCATGTATTGTGTATTAAG GATATGGCCGGCGTCCTGAAACCAGAAGCAGCACGAATGCTGGTCGGTGCACTAAGAGATAAATTCCCAGATATGCCAATTCATATACACACTCACGATACCGCTGGAGCTGGTGTCGCATCGATGCTCGAATGTGCAAAG gCCGGAGCTGATGTGGTGGACGCAGCGGTTGATAGCATGAGTGGAATGACCAGTCAGCCTAGTATGGGTGCCATCGTGGCTTCGCTACAAGGAACTAAATACGATACAG GCTTGAATCTGGATGATATTTCCAAGTATTCTGCTTACTGGGAATCCACGCGTCAGCTGTATGCTCCATTTGAATGCGCGGTCACAATGAAGAGTGGAAATGCGGACGTCTACAAGCATGAGATCCCTGGTGGACAATACACTAACTTACAGTTCCAG GCGTTCTCTCTCGGTCTTGGCAGTCAATTCGATGAGGTGAAACGTATGTATCGTGAGGCGAATCTAGCCCTTGGCGATATTATTAAG GTAACACCTTCCTCAAAGATCGTTGGTGATTTGGCCCAGTTTATGGTGCAAAACAATTTGACTCGGGAAACACTTGTGGATCGCGCTGATGACTTATCGTTCCCGAAAAGTGTGGTGGAATACATGCAG GGTCAAATCGGTCAACCTCCATACGGATTCCCGGAACCGTTAAGAACAAAAGTATTacgtggaaaagaaaaactaagccGACGAGCTGGTGAAAATATGCCCCCATTGGATctggaaaagttgaaaaaagactTGGAAGAGAAACACGGTAGAACGCTaag agAACACGATGTGATGTCGCACGCTATGTTCCCAGCTGTTTTCGACGAATTCGAACGATTCCGTTCTATGTACGGACCGGTTGATAAGCTACCAACAAGGATATTCTTCACCGGATTGGATATCGCTGAGGAGGTCGAT GTGGAAATCGAGAAAGGAAAGACACTCGCTATCCAATTACTTGCTGAAGGAAAGCTGAACAAACGAGGAGAACGTGAAGTGTTCTTCTATCTGAACGGGCAAATGAGAAGCATGTTCATACAGGATAAGGAAGCATCTAAg GATATTGTGACGCGAGCAAAAGCACTACCAGGAGTGCGTGGATCGATCGGAGCACCTATGCCTGGCGAAATCCTTGAACTGAAAGTCAAGGAAGGAGATAAG GTTGTACCCAAACAACCACTATTCGTCCTTTCTGCAATGAAGATGGAGATGGTAATAGATACGCCTATTGCTGGTACTGTGAAGAAAATCCATCTCGCACAAGGCAACAAATGCCAGGCGGGTGATCTTGTCGTAGAAGTTGAGCCTTGA
- a CDS encoding hypothetical protein (NECATOR_CHRV.G17562.T2) — MRLLRTTDVMLRRLCFLQRRTYAVAKTKTFKKVMVANRGEIAIRVFRALTELDMTSVAIYSEQDKHSMHRLKADEAYMVGKGLPPVAAYLAIDQIIDTALKHNVDAIHPGYGFLSERSDFARACDEAGITFIGPSADVMARMGDKVAARQAAIEAGVQVVPGTDAPITKVEEALAFATQYGTPIILKAAYGGGGRGMRRVDRIEDLQENFKRAFSEAQAAFGDGSLFVEKFIERPRHIEVQLLGDNYGNIVHLCERDCSVQRRHQKVVEIAPAPAFPAEIRKKILDDALRIARYVGYQNAGTAEFLVDKKGNYYFIEVNARLQVEHTVSEEITGVDLVQAQLRIAEGKTLADLKLTQDMIVPHGATIQCRVTTEDPARNFQPDSGRIEVFRSGEGMGIRLDSASAFAGSVISPFYDSLLVKVIASARNHPNACAKMIRALKEFRIRGVKTNIPFLLNVLSQPEFHDASVDTYFIDEHPELFEFKPSQNRAQKLLSYLGEVQVNGPTTPLATNLKPAHTDPPVPPIRPDIPPPKGLREVLVKEGPEAFARAVRRVPGCMITDTTFRDAHQSLLATRVRTYDLVKIAPFVSYTFPKLYSMEDWGGATFDVTMRFLHECPWERLETLRKLIPNIPFQCLLRGANAVGYSNYPDNVINKFCELAVKSGMDVFRVFDSLNYLPNLLVGIDAVGNAGGVVEAAISYTGDVSDKTRTQYNLQYYLDLAEQLVKAQTHVLCIKDMAGVLKPEAARMLVGALRDKFPDMPIHIHTHDTAGAGVASMLECAKAGADVVDAAVDSMSGMTSQPSMGAIVASLQGTKYDTGLNLDDISKYSAYWESTRQLYAPFECAVTMKSGNADVYKHEIPGGQYTNLQFQAFSLGLGSQFDEVKRMYREANLALGDIIKVTPSSKIVGDLAQFMVQNNLTRETLVDRADDLSFPKSVVEYMQGQIGQPPYGFPEPLRTKVLRGKEKLSRRAGENMPPLDLEKLKKDLEEKHGRTLREHDVMSHAMFPAVFDEFERFRSMYGPVDKLPTRIFFTGLDIAEEVDVEIEKGKTLAIQLLAEGKLNKRGEREVFFYLNGQMRSMFIQDKEASKDIVTRAKALPGVRGSIGAPMPGEILELKVKEGDKVVPKQPLFVLSAMKMEMVIDTPIAGTVKKIHLAQGNKCQAGDLVVEVEP, encoded by the exons ATGCGGCTATTGCGCACCACAGATGTGATGCTGCGGCGACTATGCTTCCTACAGCGACGAACGTACGCTGTCGCAAAgacaaaaacatttaaaaag GTGATGGTGGCGAATCGAGGAGAGATTGCTATTCGAGTATTTCGAGCTCTTACCGAGTTGGATATGACCTCGGTGGCGATCTACAGTGAGCAG GACAAACATTCGATGCATCGTTTGAAAGCCGATGAAGCATATATGGTTGGAAAAGGACTGCCACCAGTTGCCGCATATCTGGCAATAGATCAAATTATTGATACTGCCCTAAAG CACAATGTGGACGCAATTCATCCGGGTTACGGGTTCTTGTCGGAACGTTCCGATTTTGCAAGAGCTTGCGACGAGGCCGGGATCACATTCATCGGTCCAAGCGCAGATGTTATGGCTAGGATGGGTGACAAG GTTGCTGCTCGCCAAGCGGCTATCGAGGCTGGTGTCCAAGTGGTCCCGGGAACGGATGCACCGATCACGAAAGTGGAAGAGGCGCTCGCCTTTGCCACACAATACGGTACCCCAATTATTCTCAAAGCAGCCTACGGTGGTGGTGGACGTGGTATGCGTCGTGTGGACCGTATCGAGGAT CTTCAAGAGAATTTTAAACGAGCGTTCTCGGAAGCACAAGCTGCATTCGGTGATGGATCGTTGTTCGTTGAGAAATTCATTGAAAGACCAAGACATATTGAAGTGCAGCTACTTG GAGATAATTACGGAAACATTGTTCATTTATGCGAACGTGACTGTTCCGTACAACGACGACATCAGAAA GTAGTTGAAATTGCACCTGCTCCAGCATTCCCAgctgaaattcgaaaaaaaatccttgacgATGCGTTGCGTATTGCAAGATATGTCGGCTATCAAAACGcag GTACTGCCGAATTTTTGGTGGATAAAAAGGGGAACTATTACTTCATAGAAGTGAACGCTCGTCTACAGGTGGAACACACTGTGTCGGAAGAAATCACAGG cgTCGACCTCGTACAAGCACAGCTACGAATCGCAGAAGGGAAAACATTAGCCGATTTGAAACTGACACAGGATATGATCGTCCCTCATGGCGCCACCATTCAATGTCGAGTCACAACTGAGGACCCAGCGCGTAACTTCCAACCGGACTCGGGCAGAATTGAG GTGTTTCGATCTGGTGAAGGTATGGGCATTCGTCTGGATTCTGCATCCGCTTTTGCTGGCTCCGTGATCTCGCCGTTCTATGATTCGCTCCTCGTCAAG GTCATCGCATCCGCACGAAATCATCCGAACGCATGCGCTAAAATGATCCGCGCGCTGAAGGAATTCCGAATCCGTGGAGTGAAG ACAAATATTCCCTTCCTACTCAACGTGCTCTCACAACCAGAATTCCATGACGCCTCGGTTGACACGTATTTCATCGATGAACATCCGGAATTATTCGAATTTAAACCAAGTCAGAATAGAGCACAAAAATTGCTCAGTTATTTAGGTGAAGTACAG GTTAATGGACCAACAACACCGCTTGCTACTAATTTGAAACCAGCACATACTGATCCGCCGGTTCCACCTATTCGTCCGG ATATACCTCCACCAAAAGGTCTTCGAGAGGTCCTCGTTAAGGAGGGTCCGGAAGCATTTGCACGAGCTGTACGACGTGTTCCCGGCTGTATGATTACTGATACAACTTTTCG GGATGCCCACCAATCTCTGCTGGCCACACGTGTTCGAACGTACGATTTGGTGAAGATTGCACCATTCGTTAGCTACACATTCCCTAAACTTTACTCGATGGAGGATTGGGGAG GTGCAACGTTCGATGTAACGATGCGATTTTTGCACGAATGCCCGTGGGAACGACTTGAGACACTCCGTAAGCTGATACCGAACATCCCATTCCAATGTCTACTACGAGGAGCAAATGCAGTCGGATACAGCAACTATCCAGACAATGTGATCAATAA GTTCTGTGAATTAGCTGTGAAATCTGGAATGGATGTTTTCCGTGTATTCGATTCTCTGAACTATCTGCCGAATTTATTGGTCGGTATTGATGCGGTTGGAAACGCTGGTGGTGTg GTCGAAGCCGCAATTTCCTACACTGGAGACGTTTCGGATAAGACAAGAACTCAGTACAATCTTCAATACTATCTGGATCTTGCCGAACAACTTGTTAAAGCTCAAACTCATGTATTGTGTATTAAG GATATGGCCGGCGTCCTGAAACCAGAAGCAGCACGAATGCTGGTCGGTGCACTAAGAGATAAATTCCCAGATATGCCAATTCATATACACACTCACGATACCGCTGGAGCTGGTGTCGCATCGATGCTCGAATGTGCAAAG gCCGGAGCTGATGTGGTGGACGCAGCGGTTGATAGCATGAGTGGAATGACCAGTCAGCCTAGTATGGGTGCCATCGTGGCTTCGCTACAAGGAACTAAATACGATACAG GCTTGAATCTGGATGATATTTCCAAGTATTCTGCTTACTGGGAATCCACGCGTCAGCTGTATGCTCCATTTGAATGCGCGGTCACAATGAAGAGTGGAAATGCGGACGTCTACAAGCATGAGATCCCTGGTGGACAATACACTAACTTACAGTTCCAG GCGTTCTCTCTCGGTCTTGGCAGTCAATTCGATGAGGTGAAACGTATGTATCGTGAGGCGAATCTAGCCCTTGGCGATATTATTAAG GTAACACCTTCCTCAAAGATCGTTGGTGATTTGGCCCAGTTTATGGTGCAAAACAATTTGACTCGGGAAACACTTGTGGATCGCGCTGATGACTTATCGTTCCCGAAAAGTGTGGTGGAATACATGCAG GGTCAAATCGGTCAACCTCCATACGGATTCCCGGAACCGTTAAGAACAAAAGTATTacgtggaaaagaaaaactaagccGACGAGCTGGTGAAAATATGCCCCCATTGGATctggaaaagttgaaaaaagactTGGAAGAGAAACACGGTAGAACGCTaag agAACACGATGTGATGTCGCACGCTATGTTCCCAGCTGTTTTCGACGAATTCGAACGATTCCGTTCTATGTACGGACCGGTTGATAAGCTACCAACAAGGATATTCTTCACCGGATTGGATATCGCTGAGGAGGTCGAT GTGGAAATCGAGAAAGGAAAGACACTCGCTATCCAATTACTTGCTGAAGGAAAGCTGAACAAACGAGGAGAACGTGAAGTGTTCTTCTATCTGAACGGGCAAATGAGAAGCATGTTCATACAGGATAAGGAAGCATCTAAg GATATTGTGACGCGAGCAAAAGCACTACCAGGAGTGCGTGGATCGATCGGAGCACCTATGCCTGGCGAAATCCTTGAACTGAAAGTCAAGGAAGGAGATAAG GTTGTACCCAAACAACCACTATTCGTCCTTTCTGCAATGAAGATGGAGATGGTAATAGATACGCCTATTGCTGGTACTGTGAAGAAAATCCATCTCGCACAAGGCAACAAATGCCAGGCGGGTGATCTTGTCGTAGAAGTTGAGCCTTGA